The following are encoded in a window of Castanea sativa cultivar Marrone di Chiusa Pesio chromosome 5, ASM4071231v1 genomic DNA:
- the LOC142636777 gene encoding plant UBX domain-containing protein 4-like, producing MASKDKKSAKPSTSRAGGIRTLSDLNRPSADSDSDSDGPQEYYTGGEKSGMLVQDPNKANDVDAIFNQARQLGAVEGPVEQLGPSSSSRSFAGTGRLLSGETVQAAPQQPESVVHNIVFWSNGFTVNDGPLRSLDDPENASFLESIRKSECPKELEPADRRASVHVNLIRRNEKCPEPEKRHVPFQGVGRTLGSSSTPAATEPTVASIPLNTAPTPSMGLVVDQTLPSTSVQLRLADGTRMVAHFNYHHTINDIRSFIDASRPGSARNYQLQMMGFPPKVLSDQAQTIEQAGLANSVVIQKF from the exons atggCGTCAAAGGACAAGAAATCGGCGAAGCCCTCAACCAGTAGAGCCGGCGGTATTCGCACCCTCTCCGATCTGAACCGGCCCTCCGCCGACTCCGACAGCGACTCCGATGGCCCTCAAGAGTACTACACTGGTGGCGAGAAGAG TGGAATGCTCGTCCAAGATCCTAATAAGGCCAATGATGTGGATGCAATCTTTAACCAAGCCAGGCAACTGGGAGCAGTTGAAGGGCCTGTTGAACAACTCGGTCCCTCTTCAAGCTCAAGAAGCTTTGCAGGAACTGGTAGATTACTTTCGGGGGAAACTGTTCAAGCTGCTCCTCAGCAGCCCGAGAGTGTTGTTCACAACATTGTGTTCTGGAGTAATGGTTTCACTGTGAATGATGGCCCTTTGAGGAGCTTGGATGATCCTGAAAATGCATCTTTCTTAGAG AGCATCAGAAAGTCTGAGTGCCCAAAAGAGCTTGAACCTGCAGATAGGAGGGCTTCAGTTCATGTCAATCTGATAAGGAGAAATGAGAAATGCCCT GAACCAGAGAAGCGCCATGTACCATTTCAGGGGGTGGGAAGAACTCTAGGTAGCAGCTCCACTCCAGCGGCAACTGAGCCAACCGTTGCTTCCATTCCTCTCAACACTGCTCCAACACCTTCCATGGGCCTGGTTGTGGATCAAACATTGCCATCAACCTCTGTTCAGCTTAGATTGGCTGACGGGACTCGAATGGTTGCACATTTTAATTACCACCACACGATCAATGACATTCGCTCCTTCATTGATGCATCAAGGCCTGGAAGTGCAAGGAACTATCAACTTCAGATGATGGGCTTTCCTCCCAAGGTTCTTAGTGATCAAGCTCAGACAATTGAGCAGGCAGGTCTTGCCAATTCAGTTGTTATCCAGAAATTCTAG